Genomic DNA from Paucilactobacillus hokkaidonensis JCM 18461:
GATTAAAGGTAATTATGAAAAATATTTTCACTGAGTCGGCTCAAGCAGCAGATGAATATGGTTTTGACAAAGATTATTTAGCGGGTGCTAATATTGCGGGATTCAAAAAAGTTGCGGACGCAATGATGGCCCAAGGCGTTATTTAATAAAACTGTTGAATGTACAATATGCTGCAAATGGACAATTTAAAAAGAAAGGAAAACTGACCGCTAAGGTTGGCTTTCTTTTTTTTCGTTAAAGGACTATTCTTTTTTGGAAGGTTTGTTTGGATAGCCAACTAATTTCAATAACGTGGTTAAGGGGGGATTTAATGTGAATAATTCAGCTAAAAGTGGGCATTCTTTATTAGATAAAATTGGAATTCCAGCATCATTAGCATGGGGATTCGTTGGCCTGTTTTTCTTTGTGACCGGTGCTACGATCGAACAGGGGTGGTTTTCGTCGTCACTTGTTAACAGTGGGTTTAGTAGTTCAAGTGCTGGATTGATCTTCACTGTTTATGGAATTGCGGTAGCAGTCTTTGCTTGGTTGACAGGCGCTTGTACGCAGATCTTTGGTATCCGGAGATTAATGTTGGCTGGAGTAATTTTGTATTTTGTGGGTAGTTTGCCGTTAGTTCTGGTGGCCTTACCTCAAAAAAGTTATTGGTTAATTATGTTAGTCTACACAATTAGAGGTGCCTCGTATCCGTTATTTGCCTATTCTTTCTTAGTTTGGCTGAATTATAGGGCCCCCATGGCATCGCTGGCTCGTGCGATGTCCTGTTTTTGGATAACTTTTGGATTAGGGATGACCGTTTTTGCACCATATTTTTCGAGTGCTTTTATGTTTATGGGTAAAACTAATTTATTCTATTTTGGGTTTGTATTAGTAATTATTGGTGCCGTGTGTGCATTAGTTTTAAACCATGATGATGCTAAAATTCCACAGACTAATGAGGCAGTGCTCAAGGGTTTATTTGATAGTTTTACGCTTATTTTTCGCCGACCGCGATTAGGTTTAGGCGTAATTGTCAAAGCAATTAATGATATTGGTAAGTTTGGCTACGTAATTGTTATGCCAATCTATTTAATTCACTACGGTTATAGCACGTCTGAATGGCTAACAGTGTGGGCAATCGTCAACATCGTTGGTTATTTTTTCAACTATTTATTTGGTTATATTGCCGATTCAATTGGCTGGCGTAAAACCTTGGTCTATTTTAGTGGAACTTTTTGTGGGCTTGGCACACTGGGACTGTGGCTGGTTCCAGTTATACTGGGGCATAATTTAATTGCATTATTTATGGCACTAGTATTGTATACAATTGGATTAGGCGGTTTTGTGCCATTATCTGCAATTATTCCTAATTTAGTGCCAGAGAACAAAGGCGCGGCCATTTCGGCACTTAATTTAGGATCGGGATTAAGTAATTTTTTGGGACCATTAATTGTCAGTATTTTTATCTCGCCGTTTGGTTCTGCAGGTGCACTGATTGCTTTAGCAGTGGTCTATTTTTTGGCCAGTCCATTATCTTATTTCTTAAAGACGCCAGATGAGTTAAACCAAGCAAAGCGTGCTTAGTATAAATGTTAGTTGTTTCACGTGAAACGTTTAATTAATAAATAGAGATTGGCAGAATAATAGTTGCGTGCTATAGTGAAACGGCTCGACAAAAATATGCAATTGGAGACGAGATATTTGATCAAAGTAATTTTCACTTCAATTATTCTGTACGCATCCACAGCTGTTGATTTAGTAGTGATCCTAATGCTGCTGTTTTCAAAATATCCTGGTAGTAAGAATCGACGCTCGATCTTTATTGGCCAGTTTATCGGCTCATACATTTTAATTTTAATCAGTTTATTTTTTGCTCTAATTTTAAACTATGTACCACAAAAATGGTTGTTAGGATTATTGGGCTTAATTCCAATTGGGTTTGGGATTAGATACCTACTTGATAACGATGATGAAGCTGCTGAGGCAAGTATTAAAATTGAGCAACGGCAAAGTAAAAGCTTAATTGGAACGGTCATATTGCTGACAGTGGCATCGTGTGGTTCCGATAATTTGGGCTTATTTATTCCATATTTTGTTTCATTAACTCCGGCGCAGATTGGTGTAACACTCATTATCTTTACCATTGGAATTTTTCTACTGGTATCGTTGGGTGACAAATGCGCACGAATTAAACTGATTCGTAAAACGCTGGATAAGTTTGGCAACATCATTATGGCCGTGGTTTACATTGGTCTGGGCCTAATGATTATTTTAGAAAGCGAAACAATTCAACATTTAATAGCATTAATTTAATTTTTTGAGGACATTCCGGCATATTAGGAGTGTCCTTTTAGTATGAAACAAAAAATTGCTAAACATAAAGCGGGGCGCTATGATTAGATCGTAATTAACTTAATTAAAGAGGATGAGAAATTGGATAACTATGCTGGTGAACCGTTAAATATATTACATACAATTGGTTTAGATACGCTCTATCCGACCATTAGATGTCAAATCAAGTTTGCAGGTCAACTTGATCAAGCCCGTTTTTTGGGTGCACTGAAAGCTGTTGTAAAAATAATTCCAAGTATTATGTGTCGCTATGAAATGAAAGATAATAGTTGGCAACAGGTTACCAAGGATGTCGCGGACCTGATTAAATGGGACGTCACGAACGTCGATCAAGATGCAAAAAATTATGATTTAATGAAAGAACCACAGTTGCGGATATACTGGAATAAAAATGATCAACAAGATGTACTGACTTTTTATGTTAGCCATATATTGACTGACGGGGCCGGCTTTAAGCAACTGTTATATTTAATTGCTAAGGCATATTCAAATGGTGCATCGGCGATTAACTCAGTTGAAAATAAGCAAGATGTTGATTGGTTGATCAAATTAGTTCAACAAAATCATCGGTCAACTGGAAAACAAACTGCGGATCATCCCAGTGCACCGTTGGAATTACCACACTTAAAAGAAGGCTCTGATACAGTAGCTCAGTTTGTCGGGACAGTCCAATTAGACACAACTACCGTTGCCAAATTAGTTAATAAAACGCATCAAGTCGGTGTGACACTCAATGATGTTTTCATGGCTGTATTCGGTAAGGCAGTTCAACGATATGGCCAATCAGACAGTATTGCATTGGCTTGTCCAACCGATATGCGGCAATTTATTGGTCACTCAGAACCAGATGTAACCAGGGTGGCTAATCATACATCGCGGTATAATTTTGATGTTGCTAGTGCACAGGATGAATCAATTGATGATCTAATCATGAAAATTCATCAAACCATGGCAACTAAAAAACAATCAAAGCAGTGTTTTGACTCGATTGCAGACCTTCTTGCTAATTATGCAAAATACCCATTATCAAAGTTGCAACAAATTGTTGAGGATAACTACCATGTCCGTGACATTGCATATACAAATTTTGGGATCATTGATGATCAACGGGTACAATTTAGCAAAACCCCAGTGGATAGTATTACTTTGACTGGTAGTTTCAGACGTGCACCGATGTTTCAGATTGCAGTGGCCACGTTTAAAGGCCAGACAACCTTGGCATTTAATATGGACGGAACAAAAAATGAATATCAATTTGGTATGGCCATTACTAGGAGCATGGTTGATTTGATTGAAAACTTTTGCAGGCAGTAATCATTAGCAACATGCGATATAATCGTGGTATTCAAAAATCGGAGGAGAACAAATGAATCTAACAGCTCATCAACAATGGCTGATCAATTTTTATCAAAAAAGAGGTTGGTATCAACTGTCACCATTTATTCGCGTTAACTTTATTAGTGAAGAAGTGGGTGAATTATCACGAGCTGTGCGGGCAATTGAAATTGGCAGAGATCATCCTGGCGAACAGCCACGAAGTGCGACACAATTGCATGATAACTTGATTGAAGAGCTGGGTGATATTACAGATCAAGTGTTAGTTTTGGCCGCTAAATATGATATTAAGCCCGATGAGTTATTAAGATATAGTGAGCAAAAATTAACCCGCAGATTTGCAAATGAGGACAGCGTGGACGATGAGTGAAGAATTAAAGTTGGATTTGCCCAAACAAGTTACTGAAAAATTGCAGTTAGATGCTGGCGATCGAGTTTTATTAACTCTGAAAGATGATAGTGTTAATATTCAGCCAACAATTAAATTGAAGAGCAAAATTTCATTATGGTGGACGCTGTTACCAACTATTGTGGCCAGTATTTGTTTTAATCTTTTTTTCTGGTGGCAAAAAGATAATCAGATCAAACTGAGCGGAACCACCTCAATTGCTACGGCCGTGATTTTTCTAGGACTGATCACCGGAACCATTTTATTTATCATATTTTTTATTAAAAACAGAAATACGGTTAATTCAACATTACGAAACGTATATTGGCGTAACTTTCCAACCATCGTGTTGTCGTTTACGTTAATTTTATTTTTTGCTTTATTAGGTATTTTTTGGATATTTGGTTTAATTTTTACCGGTGCGTCATTCGACCGTTTTACTGCTACCTTAATTTTTTTGGTATTCAATAGTGTGATTAACTACATGATGATTCTGGCGGCTCAAACGATTTCTTCAGTTATGTTAACAACACTCTTCACAATTGTGATCAGTAGTGGAGTAATAATCTCGATGGCGTCTAATAGTCAACAGCGTTGGTGGCAGCATAATTTAAGCTTTTTAGGTACTAACCTAGCTAGTAATAGCTGGCAATTTAATTTTACGTTAGTTTTCTCGGCACTGATTATGGTGGTTTTAATCGATTATTTATTTGTGGCGCTGCAAGCCAATTATCCACGGTCACGCCAATTAACTACTTTAAGAGTTATTTTGACGCTAACTGCTATTGACCTTGGCGCAGTGGGGGCATTTCCAAACAATGCTAGTTTTCATGTGCTACACGATCAGTTATCTAAAGTATTGATCTATGCTATTATTTTATTGATTGTTGGTATTAAATGGTTGTTACCAGATGTGACCAAAGAGTTTCTCACCACATCGTATTTAATTGGCGCGACATTAATTTTAATTGATGTATTATTCCAATTTGTTGGTTACCTTTCGCTAACGGCATTTGAATTGATTGGGTTCATACTGGCGTTTGGATGGATTTTATTATTGTTTCAAGTTATTGCGCAGTTAACGTACGAGCAAACCCGCATTTTTCAGATTAAAATTAGTCGGTAGTAATTTTTATTTATGGTGCTAATAGTGCTAAAATTTACGGATACCTAAGGAAGTGAAGATAATTTGGCTAAAATGAAAGATTTTAAACAACGGATGGAATTTTTAGTATTTTCAATTTTACTAAATGCCGCTGGAAATGCATTAACGATTTCAACTAATTTAGGAAGTGCCGTTTGGACAGGGTCATCTGTTAATTTGGCCAATTGGATTCATATTTCTTTAGGAACAACTTTATTTATTTATGGAATTGTGATTACGTTAGTTAATCAAATTATCATTGGTCATTTTGATCGACGGCGCTTCTTTTCTAACTTACTTTATACGTTGCCGTTTAGCTATTTAGTTTCGTTTATGACTATTTTTTGGAACTGGGTTGGGGTGCCACATTGTGGATTAGTGGCCCGCGTAATTCTAGATACAATTGGGATTATGACCATTGCGGCCGCGGTTTCAATTTATCAACGCTCAAATATTTTAATGCATCCCAATGACGATTTATCATATATATTACGATTTAAATTTTTGAAGGGTTCTGCAATTTTAGGTCAGTGGACAAGTTATCTTCCACCAATTATCATCACCATTCTTTCAGTTTGGGCAACTGGCCAATTAAAAGCCATTGGCTATGGAACCATCGTTGCGCTGGTGGCACAAGGGGCAATGATGAGCTGGTCAGATAAACATGTTTTTCCACAATTAAAGCATCATGTAGATTTGTAAAAATTAGTAGGTAACCGAATTGCGAGGAAAGCTCACTATGATAAATTACGATAACCCTAAAATTTATCAACTACGTTCAATTGCCGTGGCATTAACCTTTTGTGGCGGTTTTATTGATGCGTATACCTTTATTCAACGGGGTGGAGTTTTGGCAGCTGGTCAAACTGGAAATATTATCTTTTTGAGTGCGGATATTGCCAAATGGAATCTGCCTGGGGCACTGACTAAATTAGCTACGTTGGTTGCTTTTATTGCTGGTATCATGGTTGTTGAAATAATTAATTATTGGCCGCATCGATCACATTATTGGCGGCTAATGATTTTAATTGCTGAGCTGGCAACCTGTTTTATTGTTGGTTTGCTTCCAAAAACTGTTTCAAATATTTTTATTGTTCCATTTTTATCATTTGTGATGGCAATGCAAACCACTGCGTTCAGTCAAATTGAAGGGCAGGCATATAATAATGTCTTCACGACGGGTAATTTGAAAAAGGCAGTTAGTGGAATCACAAGGTTTGTATTTGCCGGTGTGTCAGAACAACGGATTGTTGGTCTGACCTATATGCAGTTAGTTTTAGGCTTTGCTAGTGGTGCTATTACTTCAGCCATTTTGCAAAGAATATGGGCCGTGAAAACAATTTGGGTAGTCGTCGGAATACTGCTAATTGTAGGTAGCTACTATGGTCGCTTGTTATTTTTACGTAATCGTCTATGGAAAAAGAATCGTAAATAATTGAAATTGGTACACTGCTGCAGACCAATATTTTGGAGGCTTATACATGGATATTGTATTAATTGGTGCTGGACCTCGTGGATTGGTCGCAGCCGAAAGATTAATTGAACGCCAAAGAAAGAGTAATCAATTTGATCAACTTAATATTGTTTTGACTGATCCGTTTGGAATTGGTGGACGAGTTTGGCAAACTAATCAGCCACATGAGTTGATTATGAACACCAATCCAGATCAAATTACTTTATTTACTGATAGGACAGATCAAATTAATGGGCCCATTATTCCAGGATTGAATCTTTTTGACTGGGCCCAAAGGGATGCGGCTGATTATCTTAAAGAACATGACTTTGACCAAAAAGATAAATTTTTGGCAGAAATAAATGAGTTAAAAAGTAATGGTTATGCCTCGCGAAGCTTGTTTGGGGTTTATTTAAAGTGGTTTTTTGAATACTTACAAACTCGGATAACGCAGAAAACTAGCCTATCAGTGATTACAGAAGAAGTTATGGCAGTTAAGCCAATATCGCAAAGCAACGAATATTTGGTTGAAACCAGTAATCATGAATTACATGCGGATGCTGTTATTATGGCGTTAGGGCACTGTGAAAATAAGCCCACGCCAGAACAAGTTAAGTTGAGAGACTTTGCTGGAAAAAATAAAATCAATTATATTTATCCGACGCAACCACAAGAATATGATTTCAAAAATTTAACGGCTGGGCAAACACTGATTGTACGGGGCTTAGGGTTAAGTTTCTTTGATGCCGTAGCAATGCTGACAACCGGACGGGGTGGCCAATTTGAACCTGGTGCGGATGGATATTTAATTTATCGTCCATCTGGCAAGGAACCCAAAATTGTTGCTGGTTCGCGTTTAGGGGTACCATTGAAAGCTAAAGGTAGAAATGAAAAGCGTAATGATGAACGAGCGCAAGCACATTTTTTTACTGCGAAATGGTTTCAAGAAACGCAGCAAAAAGGCAGTGTTGCAGGGGATGAATTTATCTCATTAGCACATCATGAAGTTGAATATGTATATTATGAACGATTGCTGCAACAAAAATATCCACAAATTGATCGAGCCAGATTATTAAATAAATTTGTCACAGCAAAGGATCCCGATGAAGTTATTAAACATTCAAAGATTAATGCAAGTGATCGTTTCAATTGGGAACGATTAATGAATCCCACTAAGTTTATTGACGATAGTGCTGATCCACAAGTGATGGCGCGGTATTTGCAAAATGATGTGGATGCAGCTCGTGAGGGGACGAAGACAGGACCTATGACGGCTGCGTTAGAGGTATTTCGAGATATTCGGGATGTCTTACGGCAAGTTATCAATTTGCAACTTTTAAGTCCGGATGATTATCGGGAAAATTTTTTAGGTCAATTTAGTTATGAAAATTCCCATTTAGCAGTTGGTCCACCAGAAATTAGGATTGAAGAATTAAGGGCATTAGTTTTGGCGGGAGTGGTTACCCTGTTGGCTCCGGAGATGACGGTTGATACTGATGATCAGACTGGTCAATTTGTGACTTGGTCGAAGCAACAGCCCCAAAAAAGGCATGAAGCTGATTATTTATTGGAAGCACGATTGCCTTCAATAAAGGTGGAACAGAGTCAAAATCCACTCATGCAAAATTTACTGACGACTGAATTAGCCCAACCGCATGAGCTGGAGTTATCAGATGGAACCCAGTTTAAGACTGGTGGTATAGATGTTGATATTAAGACCGAACAATTGCTAGTAAACAGTAAACCAAATAAATGGCTTTATGTTTGGGGGATTCCGACTGAGAGTAAGCAGTGGTTTACCACCGCTAGTCCACGGCCGTACATTAATGATGTTACATTTCGGTCTGGGGATGCAATCGTTGATCAAATATTCAAGTTGAATACTTAAGGACACAAAAAAACAGCCACCTAAGTAGTCGGTAGTGGCTGTTAAAAACGCTCAGTATTAGAGCGTGGCGTGTAAACACGCAACGAACATCATCTGTTCGCTAAGATTTGGCACCTTCGAGAGATAGTATAACACATTATTTCACTATGGAGGCCGCAATATGTTAAATAATCGTTTATTTCATTGGTTGATTATGCGGATCGAGAATCCTTTTTCGGTATGAGTTTAGTAATTTAATTTTATTTTGCTAAGCTTTTGTATGGAGGAAAGGATTAAAATTGGATTCAAAAAAAGATTTATCTGGAAAAACTGTGTTGTTAATGGCAATTGCAACGGGAATTATCGTTGCTAATTTAAATTATATTCAACCAATTGAGGGACTAATTGCAACTAGTTTTCGGGTCTCAAAAGCTGCTGTTGGTGTAGTTGCGATGCTAACTCAATTAGGATATGCCTTTGGATTGTTGTTCATTGTTCCACTGGGAGACATTTTCAACCGGTATCACTTAATTCAAATTATGCTGGGATTATCAATTTTATCGCTCATCGTGGCGTTTTGGTCACCTTCGATTGTTATTTTTGGTATAGCATCTTTATTGGTGGGTATTACCTCGGTTGCCCCGCAGATTATTATTCCTTATGCAGCTTATTTAGCGCCTAATTTACATCAAGGGAAGGTTTTAGGAAACGTGCTGAGTGGTTTGCTAACTGGGATTTTGTTATCACGATCGGTTAGTGGCCTGTTGGGCAGTGTGCTTAGTTGGCAATACGTGTATTTGATTGCCGCCATTGCTTGTACCATTTTGTTATTTGTTTTACATGCCTATTTACCACGTGATCCCCGGGAGCAACAAAATATGCAATATGGAAAAGTATTGGCGTCTTTACCTAAATTACTAGCGCAAGAAAAACATTTACAAGGTGCTGCTATCAACGGCTTTTGCTTATTTGGTGTTTCTAATGTGTTATGGTCAACGCTGGCATTTTATTTAGCTGCTCAGTATCATTTGGGCAGCAATGTTGCTGGTTTACTAGGATTATTAGGGATTACTGGTGTTTTATTTGCTTCAATCATCGGTCGACTAGTGGATGAATACTCACCAAGAATGACAATTGGATTGGGTAT
This window encodes:
- a CDS encoding MFS transporter: MNNSAKSGHSLLDKIGIPASLAWGFVGLFFFVTGATIEQGWFSSSLVNSGFSSSSAGLIFTVYGIAVAVFAWLTGACTQIFGIRRLMLAGVILYFVGSLPLVLVALPQKSYWLIMLVYTIRGASYPLFAYSFLVWLNYRAPMASLARAMSCFWITFGLGMTVFAPYFSSAFMFMGKTNLFYFGFVLVIIGAVCALVLNHDDAKIPQTNEAVLKGLFDSFTLIFRRPRLGLGVIVKAINDIGKFGYVIVMPIYLIHYGYSTSEWLTVWAIVNIVGYFFNYLFGYIADSIGWRKTLVYFSGTFCGLGTLGLWLVPVILGHNLIALFMALVLYTIGLGGFVPLSAIIPNLVPENKGAAISALNLGSGLSNFLGPLIVSIFISPFGSAGALIALAVVYFLASPLSYFLKTPDELNQAKRA
- a CDS encoding cadmium resistance transporter; the protein is MIKVIFTSIILYASTAVDLVVILMLLFSKYPGSKNRRSIFIGQFIGSYILILISLFFALILNYVPQKWLLGLLGLIPIGFGIRYLLDNDDEAAEASIKIEQRQSKSLIGTVILLTVASCGSDNLGLFIPYFVSLTPAQIGVTLIIFTIGIFLLVSLGDKCARIKLIRKTLDKFGNIIMAVVYIGLGLMIILESETIQHLIALI
- a CDS encoding condensation domain-containing protein: MDNYAGEPLNILHTIGLDTLYPTIRCQIKFAGQLDQARFLGALKAVVKIIPSIMCRYEMKDNSWQQVTKDVADLIKWDVTNVDQDAKNYDLMKEPQLRIYWNKNDQQDVLTFYVSHILTDGAGFKQLLYLIAKAYSNGASAINSVENKQDVDWLIKLVQQNHRSTGKQTADHPSAPLELPHLKEGSDTVAQFVGTVQLDTTTVAKLVNKTHQVGVTLNDVFMAVFGKAVQRYGQSDSIALACPTDMRQFIGHSEPDVTRVANHTSRYNFDVASAQDESIDDLIMKIHQTMATKKQSKQCFDSIADLLANYAKYPLSKLQQIVEDNYHVRDIAYTNFGIIDDQRVQFSKTPVDSITLTGSFRRAPMFQIAVATFKGQTTLAFNMDGTKNEYQFGMAITRSMVDLIENFCRQ
- a CDS encoding MazG nucleotide pyrophosphohydrolase domain-containing protein, producing the protein MNLTAHQQWLINFYQKRGWYQLSPFIRVNFISEEVGELSRAVRAIEIGRDHPGEQPRSATQLHDNLIEELGDITDQVLVLAAKYDIKPDELLRYSEQKLTRRFANEDSVDDE
- a CDS encoding AbrB/MazE/SpoVT family DNA-binding domain-containing protein codes for the protein MSEELKLDLPKQVTEKLQLDAGDRVLLTLKDDSVNIQPTIKLKSKISLWWTLLPTIVASICFNLFFWWQKDNQIKLSGTTSIATAVIFLGLITGTILFIIFFIKNRNTVNSTLRNVYWRNFPTIVLSFTLILFFALLGIFWIFGLIFTGASFDRFTATLIFLVFNSVINYMMILAAQTISSVMLTTLFTIVISSGVIISMASNSQQRWWQHNLSFLGTNLASNSWQFNFTLVFSALIMVVLIDYLFVALQANYPRSRQLTTLRVILTLTAIDLGAVGAFPNNASFHVLHDQLSKVLIYAIILLIVGIKWLLPDVTKEFLTTSYLIGATLILIDVLFQFVGYLSLTAFELIGFILAFGWILLLFQVIAQLTYEQTRIFQIKISR
- a CDS encoding YczE/YyaS/YitT family protein, whose translation is MAKMKDFKQRMEFLVFSILLNAAGNALTISTNLGSAVWTGSSVNLANWIHISLGTTLFIYGIVITLVNQIIIGHFDRRRFFSNLLYTLPFSYLVSFMTIFWNWVGVPHCGLVARVILDTIGIMTIAAAVSIYQRSNILMHPNDDLSYILRFKFLKGSAILGQWTSYLPPIIITILSVWATGQLKAIGYGTIVALVAQGAMMSWSDKHVFPQLKHHVDL
- a CDS encoding YoaK family protein gives rise to the protein MINYDNPKIYQLRSIAVALTFCGGFIDAYTFIQRGGVLAAGQTGNIIFLSADIAKWNLPGALTKLATLVAFIAGIMVVEIINYWPHRSHYWRLMILIAELATCFIVGLLPKTVSNIFIVPFLSFVMAMQTTAFSQIEGQAYNNVFTTGNLKKAVSGITRFVFAGVSEQRIVGLTYMQLVLGFASGAITSAILQRIWAVKTIWVVVGILLIVGSYYGRLLFLRNRLWKKNRK
- a CDS encoding FAD/NAD(P)-binding protein; protein product: MDIVLIGAGPRGLVAAERLIERQRKSNQFDQLNIVLTDPFGIGGRVWQTNQPHELIMNTNPDQITLFTDRTDQINGPIIPGLNLFDWAQRDAADYLKEHDFDQKDKFLAEINELKSNGYASRSLFGVYLKWFFEYLQTRITQKTSLSVITEEVMAVKPISQSNEYLVETSNHELHADAVIMALGHCENKPTPEQVKLRDFAGKNKINYIYPTQPQEYDFKNLTAGQTLIVRGLGLSFFDAVAMLTTGRGGQFEPGADGYLIYRPSGKEPKIVAGSRLGVPLKAKGRNEKRNDERAQAHFFTAKWFQETQQKGSVAGDEFISLAHHEVEYVYYERLLQQKYPQIDRARLLNKFVTAKDPDEVIKHSKINASDRFNWERLMNPTKFIDDSADPQVMARYLQNDVDAAREGTKTGPMTAALEVFRDIRDVLRQVINLQLLSPDDYRENFLGQFSYENSHLAVGPPEIRIEELRALVLAGVVTLLAPEMTVDTDDQTGQFVTWSKQQPQKRHEADYLLEARLPSIKVEQSQNPLMQNLLTTELAQPHELELSDGTQFKTGGIDVDIKTEQLLVNSKPNKWLYVWGIPTESKQWFTTASPRPYINDVTFRSGDAIVDQIFKLNT
- a CDS encoding MFS transporter; this encodes MDSKKDLSGKTVLLMAIATGIIVANLNYIQPIEGLIATSFRVSKAAVGVVAMLTQLGYAFGLLFIVPLGDIFNRYHLIQIMLGLSILSLIVAFWSPSIVIFGIASLLVGITSVAPQIIIPYAAYLAPNLHQGKVLGNVLSGLLTGILLSRSVSGLLGSVLSWQYVYLIAAIACTILLFVLHAYLPRDPREQQNMQYGKVLASLPKLLAQEKHLQGAAINGFCLFGVSNVLWSTLAFYLAAQYHLGSNVAGLLGLLGITGVLFASIIGRLVDEYSPRMTIGLGIGFSTLAFVIFASLGHLLVGLIVGIVLLDLGTQFGQVSNQAIVQSLNSQASSRNNSLFMFSYFLGGSLGTFFATFAWSHFGWTGVCSVAAVFLIFALLGHLILKEPKKLQKTS